From Alcaligenes faecalis, the proteins below share one genomic window:
- a CDS encoding pyridoxal phosphate-dependent aminotransferase, producing MSFVQCQEEIALAQRVLGAKASATKEMTRLANQMRQQGQSVITLSQGEPDFATPEHVRQAAKEAIDRNESRYTEVAGTLALREAVVRKFERDNGLHFSPDQIQVGCGAKQALYNALQATVQDGDEVIIPTPAWVSYPEMVLLAGGQPVIVRCSAQAGFKLQADQLERAITPRTKWLMLNSPSNPSGAVYSRQELEALEQVLLRHPHVWVMADDVYEKIRYSDEPFATPAALSSYMAARTLTINGVSKAYAMTGWRVGFAAGPLPLIKAMNLVQSQATSHTSSISQAAAVAALDGPMDFLPEFVEAFRRRRDKVVAALNAMPGIECDLPMGAFYVFPSCQGVLGLRDPSGQLISTDKDLCMYFLRSAGVAVVPGSAFELPGHFRVSYASSDQELEEAMSRIAQAIARLS from the coding sequence ATGAGCTTTGTGCAATGTCAGGAAGAGATCGCGCTGGCCCAGCGCGTGTTGGGAGCCAAGGCATCGGCCACCAAAGAGATGACGCGTCTGGCCAATCAAATGAGGCAACAGGGACAGTCTGTGATTACCCTCAGTCAGGGCGAGCCGGACTTTGCAACCCCCGAGCATGTGCGTCAGGCGGCCAAAGAAGCGATTGATCGCAATGAGTCCCGCTATACCGAAGTAGCCGGCACCCTGGCCTTGCGTGAAGCTGTGGTGCGCAAGTTCGAGCGTGACAATGGCCTGCATTTCAGCCCGGATCAGATCCAGGTGGGTTGCGGGGCCAAGCAAGCCTTGTATAACGCCTTGCAGGCCACCGTGCAGGACGGGGATGAGGTCATCATCCCTACCCCTGCCTGGGTGTCTTACCCTGAAATGGTCTTGTTGGCAGGTGGCCAGCCGGTCATTGTGCGTTGCAGTGCCCAAGCCGGTTTCAAGCTGCAAGCCGACCAGCTTGAACGTGCCATCACCCCCCGTACCAAATGGCTGATGCTCAATTCTCCCTCCAATCCCAGTGGTGCCGTGTATTCACGGCAGGAACTGGAAGCGCTGGAGCAAGTGCTGTTGCGTCACCCGCATGTTTGGGTGATGGCCGATGATGTATACGAAAAAATTCGCTATAGCGATGAACCCTTCGCAACGCCTGCTGCCTTGTCTTCATACATGGCGGCGCGCACCTTGACCATCAATGGTGTCTCCAAGGCCTATGCAATGACTGGCTGGCGGGTGGGGTTCGCCGCCGGTCCGCTGCCTCTGATCAAGGCCATGAATCTGGTGCAGTCGCAAGCGACGTCCCATACCAGCTCCATCAGCCAGGCAGCGGCCGTGGCCGCACTGGATGGCCCCATGGATTTTCTGCCCGAGTTTGTGGAAGCGTTCCGCCGTCGCCGTGACAAGGTGGTAGCCGCGCTCAATGCCATGCCAGGCATTGAATGCGATCTGCCCATGGGGGCGTTTTACGTTTTCCCCAGCTGCCAAGGCGTATTGGGCCTGCGGGACCCGTCAGGCCAGTTGATCAGTACCGACAAGGACCTGTGCATGTATTTCCTGCGTAGTGCGGGGGTGGCCGTGGTGCCCGGTTCGGCGTTTGAACTGCCGGGCCACTTTCGGGTGTCTTATGCCTCCAGCGATCAGGAGCTGGAGGAGGCGATGAGCCGCATTGCCCAGGCCATTGCGCGACTGAGCTGA
- a CDS encoding phosphonopyruvate hydrolase: protein MNSKKNQVLKEAFSQGRLMTAMAAHNPLSARLAQDAGFGAIWGSGFELSASYAVPDANILSMGTHLEMMRAIASTVDIPLIADIDTGFGNAVNVSYVIPLYEAAGASAIVMEDKTFPKDTSLRADGRQELVRIEEFQGKIEAACAARRDPDFLIIARVEALIAGLGQEEALKRGLAYEQAGADAILIHSKQATPDQILSFVQAWTGKVPLVLVPTAYPQLTEADIAQLGKVGVVIYGNHAIRAAVGAMQAVFAQIRQDGGIQNVDANLPSVKTIIGLQGDAHMRQIEARFLL from the coding sequence GTGAATAGCAAAAAAAACCAGGTGTTGAAAGAAGCGTTCTCCCAAGGGCGTTTGATGACGGCAATGGCCGCACATAATCCCCTGTCTGCTCGCCTGGCGCAGGATGCCGGTTTCGGGGCAATTTGGGGTAGCGGTTTTGAGTTGTCAGCCAGTTATGCCGTGCCTGACGCCAATATCCTGTCGATGGGAACCCACCTAGAGATGATGCGGGCGATCGCCTCGACCGTAGACATACCTTTGATTGCCGATATTGATACCGGCTTTGGCAATGCGGTGAATGTCAGCTACGTCATTCCGCTGTACGAAGCAGCGGGCGCCAGTGCCATTGTGATGGAGGATAAAACCTTCCCTAAAGACACCAGCCTGCGGGCGGATGGGCGTCAGGAACTGGTACGCATTGAGGAGTTCCAGGGCAAGATTGAAGCGGCGTGCGCGGCACGCCGTGACCCTGACTTTCTGATCATTGCGCGGGTCGAGGCCCTGATTGCTGGCCTGGGGCAGGAAGAAGCCCTGAAGCGAGGGCTGGCTTACGAGCAGGCGGGTGCAGATGCCATTTTGATTCACTCCAAACAAGCCACGCCAGACCAGATTCTGTCCTTTGTGCAGGCCTGGACCGGCAAGGTGCCGCTGGTGCTGGTGCCAACGGCCTATCCTCAACTGACCGAGGCGGACATTGCGCAACTGGGCAAGGTGGGCGTGGTGATTTACGGCAATCATGCGATTCGTGCGGCCGTAGGGGCCATGCAAGCTGTATTTGCCCAGATTCGCCAGGATGGTGGCATTCAGAATGTGGATGCCAATCTGCCTTCCGTCAAAACCATTATTGGTTTGCAAGGTGATGCCCATATGCGTCAGATTGAGGCCCGGTTTCTACTCTAG